From the genome of candidate division Zixibacteria bacterium HGW-Zixibacteria-1, one region includes:
- the truB gene encoding tRNA pseudouridine(55) synthase TruB, with amino-acid sequence MVQYNGILLCEKPYGVTSHKVIHELRQITDQKKIGHTGTLDPRATGLLVLCLGRATKISQFLGNLDKSYDAVIRLGRRSSTYDTEGLDMDVEPNPVPDLTEAEIIELLGQFKGKITQIVPPYSAVKVDGRRLYDLARKGKEVELPEKEVEIKDIKLVRMELPDLHISVDCSKGTYIRTLADDIGNKIGCGAHLASLVRTRVGQYSLKDAMTLGQAKHYRDAGVLNKYIKPIESVLPFPWLKVHEEFSPFILTGRTPRMKDITEVGGRFEIDELISLKDHNNKIVAVGRAEVNSNLFREGADHNLLRYVRVLN; translated from the coding sequence ATGGTACAGTATAACGGCATTCTTCTCTGTGAAAAACCGTACGGTGTTACCAGCCATAAGGTCATCCACGAATTAAGGCAGATAACCGATCAGAAAAAGATCGGACATACCGGAACGCTCGATCCGCGGGCAACCGGCCTGCTGGTACTCTGCCTTGGACGGGCCACCAAAATATCGCAGTTCCTGGGCAATCTCGACAAATCATATGATGCCGTGATCAGGCTGGGGCGGCGTTCATCGACCTATGACACCGAAGGTTTGGACATGGATGTGGAGCCGAATCCGGTACCCGACCTGACCGAAGCCGAGATCATCGAGCTGCTCGGGCAGTTCAAAGGCAAAATTACTCAAATAGTGCCGCCATATTCGGCGGTTAAAGTCGACGGCAGAAGATTGTATGATCTGGCCCGGAAAGGCAAAGAAGTCGAGTTACCTGAAAAGGAAGTCGAAATAAAAGATATCAAGCTTGTCAGGATGGAGCTTCCCGACCTGCATATATCGGTCGATTGTTCCAAGGGTACTTATATCCGGACACTGGCCGACGATATCGGGAATAAAATCGGGTGCGGCGCGCATCTGGCTTCACTTGTCCGAACCAGGGTCGGACAGTACAGTCTGAAGGATGCCATGACACTGGGCCAGGCAAAGCATTATCGTGACGCCGGAGTCCTGAATAAATATATAAAGCCGATTGAATCGGTTCTGCCTTTTCCCTGGCTGAAAGTTCACGAGGAATTCAGTCCGTTTATTCTGACCGGACGCACTCCCCGAATGAAGGATATCACTGAGGTCGGGGGACGGTTCGAAATCGACGAACTGATATCTTTGAAGGACCATAATAATAAAATAGTCGCTGTGGGTCGTGCCGAGGTGAATTCCAATTTATTCAGAGAAGGGGCCGACCATAACTTACTTAGATATGTCAGGGTGTTGAATTGA
- a CDS encoding riboflavin biosynthesis protein RibF, whose protein sequence is MCQGVELSLELIRGIENFEGFDGRTVATIGTFDGLHLGHQAILHQLKTAAERKQGRALAITFEPHPRVLVTPDSPPLLLTCLNEKARLFENYLDGTLLILNFTRELMNLTAEEFTRTYLVERINLAKLIVGYDHAFGKGRSGTINDLMNLSRKYSFELEIVDPVIVNGRPISSTRIRHLLAENNLPRAIEFLGHPYPLSGKVIGGIGLGKKIGFPTANIEYSQRKLLPTDGVYSCSVELKENKYDGMMFIGKNHFNPAEAKSVEINIFDFDENIYGAELFCYPEVYIRENRKYPNTDALVEQIKLDKKKILMTKK, encoded by the coding sequence ATATGTCAGGGTGTTGAATTGAGTCTTGAACTGATTAGAGGTATCGAAAATTTCGAGGGCTTTGACGGCCGGACAGTGGCCACGATCGGGACCTTTGACGGGCTGCACCTGGGTCATCAGGCCATTTTGCATCAATTGAAGACGGCCGCCGAGCGGAAACAGGGGCGTGCCCTGGCCATTACTTTCGAACCTCATCCCCGGGTCCTGGTAACGCCCGATTCGCCGCCGTTGCTATTAACCTGCTTGAATGAAAAAGCACGCCTGTTCGAAAATTATCTCGACGGTACCCTTCTGATTCTCAATTTTACGCGCGAGCTGATGAATTTAACCGCCGAAGAATTCACCAGAACTTATCTGGTGGAACGGATAAATCTGGCCAAGCTTATTGTCGGCTATGACCATGCTTTCGGTAAAGGACGTTCCGGTACGATCAATGACCTGATGAATCTCAGCCGAAAATACTCATTCGAGTTGGAAATAGTCGATCCGGTCATTGTCAACGGCCGTCCGATATCATCCACCCGGATACGACACCTGCTGGCTGAGAATAATCTTCCTCGTGCAATCGAATTTCTGGGGCATCCGTATCCCTTGAGCGGCAAGGTTATCGGTGGTATCGGACTGGGCAAGAAGATCGGCTTTCCCACGGCCAATATCGAATACAGCCAGCGCAAACTTTTACCGACAGACGGTGTTTACTCCTGCTCGGTCGAATTAAAGGAAAACAAATATGACGGGATGATGTTTATCGGCAAGAATCACTTCAATCCGGCCGAGGCAAAATCGGTGGAAATCAATATCTTCGATTTCGATGAAAATATTTACGGTGCCGAGTTGTTCTGCTACCCGGAGGTATATATCCGGGAAAATCGCAAATACCCCAATACCGATGCTCTCGTCGAGCAGATTAAGCTGGACAAGAAAAAAATTCTAATGACGAAGAAATAG
- a CDS encoding 30S ribosomal protein S15 has product MAITKEQKEDIIARYRLHDKDTGSPEVQIAILSEDITALTEHLKMHNKDFHSRRGLLKKVGQRRRLLDYLKDRDIESYRHLIDQLNIRR; this is encoded by the coding sequence ATGGCTATCACCAAAGAACAAAAAGAGGATATTATTGCACGGTACAGGCTGCACGACAAAGATACCGGGTCGCCTGAAGTGCAAATAGCCATCCTGTCGGAGGACATTACGGCCCTGACAGAGCATTTGAAAATGCACAACAAGGACTTTCACAGCCGCAGAGGGTTGTTGAAAAAAGTCGGACAGCGCAGACGGCTGCTCGATTACTTAAAAGATCGTGATATTGAAAGTTATCGTCATTTGATCGATCAGCTAAACATCAGACGATAA